A DNA window from Trichomycterus rosablanca isolate fTriRos1 chromosome 11, fTriRos1.hap1, whole genome shotgun sequence contains the following coding sequences:
- the anln2 gene encoding anillin, actin binding protein 2, with protein MDNQTDKNPKRQRDALEENVLTSNELENVLKKRRFAAEDAENQNPLSVPLSPARLRQIELAVKPDTPAIASIRLRVQQLTQRRDGAASLVQRCMSDPGAESPSSSLLHEVCHIGGGEFSSRLERFKTLTTTPESSTINSTPSLPRHLSSLVHNVQQQLNAAVTPSTKEASRIRQARKDELKSLRVQPLTENMWLRRSLSDPSLAEDENDSSINIKDADISGVAEIVGDSFNETSAFTGEIHQLVSEPVVQPNEQLSTSALIDKMFEDVLQTANKEEEIEMENAEEKCNESSLSKTKKEEEASTEIAKSKSKFSVSEGSEQEAEKSKEKCDRSSEEVAEEKEQHSNCGERELKVKEESTPVCTEEYFLTLPPSCILSPLSKSMEAVVTPLRLTADVHTTVVQCDSQEEVVIPSMDSAPPLYSIDAYRSQRKNIQASQCATPEVQKQIPVKSHIKPSINTKETIKALNEEAAKLQTVIHQTLQALSCCSDEEHGKGSLQEAEAEKLLLVSSEKHASLLAEISRLRQGAGPNLNLSSFTLQPCRGTVSISSIQLPLKVEFVCSARAGRPTHYFFILIRYGPCNIVATPLATAVDAENGDTIIFPTSITLQDIRSNFEIDLEVYSLSNSAGNSSTANVQQLRSSIKSRVTPRKLLSSITKSNPCSASGTPSSLDSRRSSNFSLVGSHKITLASLGQRKFPLDKMKFEGKIRRLLGDEFQEKVPFLSPLEGHVYLQLRSESHSNIQHQGFLSMFEDVSGFGAWQRLFFKLEGGLLFYWNYPNEIGIKPAEGSISLCSFDCLRPVERDSCARPHTFELVHTNTMQQDNSPTLTKSWFSADTREERSDWMEKLGQVLLDLHTWNRQHAACEGDPANSSTNTATSRESIL; from the exons ATGGACAATCAGACAGACAAAAACCCAAAGAGACAGAGAGATGCCTTAGAGGAGAATGTCTTAACCTCTAATG AGCTTGAGAATGTGCTGAAGAAAAGACGCTTTGCCGCAGAAGATGCTGAGAATCAGAACCCTCTGTCTGTGCCATTGTCCCCTGCTCGGTTGCGACAGATAGAATTAGCAGTGAAACCAGACACACCTGCCATAGCTTCTATTCGCCTTCGAGTGCAGCAGCTGACCCAAAGACGAGATG GTGCAGCTTCTCTGGTCCAGCGCTGTATGTCAGATCCTGGGGCAGAGAGTCCCTCCAGTAGTTTGCTGCATGAAGTTTGTCACATTG GAGGAGGAGAATTTAGCTCCCGGTTGGAACGGTTCAAGACTCTGACAACAACCCCAGAAAGCAGCACCATTAATTCCACACCAAGTCTTCCACGCCACCTTTCTAGTCTTGTGCACAACGTGCAGCAGCAGCTGAACGCTGCAGTTACCCCCAGCACTAAGGAGGCTTCTCGTATTCGTCAG gctCGAAAAGATGAGCTGAAGTCACTCAGAGTTCAGCCTCTCACAGAAAACATGTGGCTCAGAAGAAGCTTGTCTGACCCCTCACTGGCTGAG GATGAGAATGACTCAAGCATCAACATAAAAGACGCTGACATCAGTGGTGTGGCCGAAATAGTGGGAGATAGCTTCAATGAAACATCTGCCTTTACTGGAGAGATACATCAACTTG tttcagAACCTGTGGTGCAGCCTAACGAACAACTGAGCACCTCTGCACTTATTGACAAGATGTTTGAAGATGTTCTGCAAACCGCCAACAAAGAAGAGGAAATAGAGATGGAAAATGCAGAGGAGAAATGTAATGAGAGCAGCCTTTCTAAAACCAAAAAGGAAGAGGAAGCCAGCACTGAGATAGCTAAAAGTAAATCCAAGTTTTCAGTTAGTGAAGGTAGTGAACAAGAAGCTGAGAAATCAAAGGAGAAGTGTGACCGGTCCAGTGAAGAAGTAGCTGAGGAGAAGGAACAGCACTCTAACTGCGGTGAAAGAGAGTTGAAGGTTAAAGAAGAGAGCACACCAGTGTGTACTGAGGAATACTTCTTAACTCTCCCACCTAGCTGTATCCTCTCTCCTCTCAGCAAATCCATGGAAGCTGTAGTTACTCCATTG AGGCTGACGGCTGATGTGCACACAACTGTGGTGCAATGTGACTCCCAAGAAGAGGTTGTCATTCCTTCTATGGATTCTGCTCCACCTCTGTATAG CATTGATGCCTACCGCTCTCAGAGAAAGAACATTCAAGCCTCTCAGTGTGCCACCCCTGAGGTACAAAAACAAATACCTGTGAAGTCCCACATCAAGCCATCCATTAACACCAAAGAAACTATAAAG GCTCTTAATGAGGAGGCTGCCAAACTGCAAACTGTTATCCATCAGACCTTACAGGCCCTAAGCTGTTGCAGTGATGAGGAACATGGCAAAGGATCCCTGCAAGAGGCAGAAGCTGAGAAACTGTTGCTTGTTTCAA GCGAGAAGCATGCTTCCCTGCTGGCTGAGATCAGCAGGCTTAGACAAGGAGCTGGTCCAAATCTGAACCTCAGCTCTTTCACCCTGCAGCCCTGTAGGGGCACCGTCAGTATCAGCAGCATTCAGCTGCCTCTCAAGGTGGAGTTTGTGTGCTCTGCTCGCGCAG GTCGTCCTACACATTATTTTTTCATCCTGATCCGTTATGGTCCATGTAATATTGTGGCCACCCCGTTGGCTACAGCTGTTGATGCTGAGAATGGAGATACCATCATTTTCCCTACATCAATCACACT GCAGGACATTCGTTCCAACTTTGAGATTGATTTAGAAGTGTACAGCCTG TCCAATAGTGCAGGTAATAGCTCCACTGCTAATGTGCAGCAGCTCCGCAGCTCTATTAAATCAAGA GTAACACCAAGAAAGCTACTCAGCAGCATTACG AAATCCAACCCATGTTCAGCTT CTGGCACTCCTTCTTCTCTGGACTCTCGACGCTCCAGTAACTTCTCTTTAGTTGGTTCTCACAAGATTACCCTGGCCTCCCTGGGACAGAGGAAGTTCCCATTGGACAAG ATGAAGTTTGAGGGCAAAATCAGGAGACTTCTTGGAGATGAGTTTCAGGAAAAG GTGCCGTTCTTGTCTCCCCTAGAGGGTCACGTGTACCTTCAGCTACGTAGTGAGAGCCACTCAAACATACAACACCAAGGCTTtctg TCCATGTTTGAGGATGTGAGTGGATTCGGAGCATGGCAGCGGCTCTTTTTTAAGCTAGAGGGAGGCCTGCTTTTTTACTGGAACTATCCTAATGAGATTGGGATCAAG ccagcagagggcagcaTCTCGCTGTGTAGCTTTGACTGCCTCAGGCCTGTAGAAAGAGACTCTTGTGCACGTCCACACACATTTGAACTGGTGCACACAAATACAATGCAACAAGACAACAGCCCCACTTTGACCAA gAGCTGGTTCTCAGCAGACACTCGAGAGGAGCGGTCAGACTGGATGGAAAAGCTGGGCCAAGTGCTTCTGGACCTCCATACTTGGAATCGGCAACATGCAGCTTGTGAGGGCGATCCAGCCAACTCATCCACAAACACTGCAACGTCCCGTGAAAGCATCCTGTAA
- the syt1b gene encoding synaptotagmin-1b gives MRMTPLPGFTTSVQKLNGSEALRPTEAAPTHAQSQNTPGDGSISTIRYKFLNEIHKVNLPSWALVALSFILILLAFSCCFCICSKFVFKRKKEKPEKEKSKKDRIGMTTVKDEGAMQTLHHDPKSKKELNTKEDVKLGRLQFTLDYNFTDSTLIVGVIQAADLAAMDMNGTSDPYVKLYLLPDKKKKFETKIYRKTLNPTFNEHFMFKVPYTELGGKTLVMTVYDFDRFSKHDAIGDVRVQMNKVDFSYVTEEWRDLQKAQNEEQERLGDICLSLRYVPTSGKLTVVILEAKNLKKMDVGGLSDPYVKIHLMQNGKRLKKKKTTIKKNTLNPYYNESFSFEVPSEQIQKVQVVLTVLDYDKIGKNDAIGKIFVGMNSSGTEQRHWEDMLATPRRPIAQWHALKAREDVDPELSKK, from the exons atgag aATGACCCCACTTCCTGGATTTACCACATCTGTGCAGAAGCTGAATGGCTCAGAGGCACTCAGACCCACTGAGGCTGCACCCACTCATGCCCAGTCACAAAATACACCAGGAGATGGGTCAATTTCTACTATCAGATACAAATTTCTGAATGAAATTCATAAAGTCAACT TACCCTCTTGGGCTTTGGTGGCACTGAGCTTCATCCTCATCCTTTTGGCATTCAGCTGCTGCTTCTGCATCTGCAGCAAGTTTGTGTTCaagagaaaaaaggaaaaacctgaaaaagaaaaaagcaaaaaggACCGTATTGGAATGACGACGGTTAAAGATGAGGGCGCAATGCAG ACTTTACATCATGATCCTAAATCTAAGAAGGAGCTGAATACAAAAGAGGATGTGAAGCTTGGCAGACTGCAGTTCACACTCGACTACAACTTTACTGATAGCACA CTTATTGTAGGTGTGATCCAGGCTGCAGATCTGGCTGCCATGGATATGAACGGGACATCTGATCCATATGTCAAGCTGTATCTCCTCCCAGACAAGAAAAAGAAGTTTGAGACTAAAATCTACAGAAAGACCTTGAACCCTACTTTCAATGAGCACTTTATGTTTAAG GTTCCATACACAGAGCTGGGAGGAAAGACATTAGTCATGACAGTGTATGACTTTGACCGGTTCTCCAAGCATGATGCCATCGGAGATGTAAGGGTGCAGATGAACAAAGTTGATTTTAGTTATGTTACAGAGGAATGGAGAGACCTGCAGAAGGCACAAAATGAGGAG CAGGAGCGGTTGGGTGATATTTGCCTGTCCCTGCGTTACGTTCCCACATCAGGTAAACTGACTGTTGTCATTTTGGAAGCCAAAAACCTTAAGAAAATGGATGTCGGTGGACTCTCAG ACCCTTATGTAAAGATTCACCTGATGCAAAATGGCAAAAGGctaaagaagaagaaaacaacaataaagaaaaacacCCTGAACCCATATTACAATGAATCATTCAGCTTTGAAGTTCCATCTGAACAAATACAG AAGGTGCAGGTTGTACTGACAGTCCTAGACTACGACAAGATTGGCAAGAATGATGCCATTGGGAAGATCTTTGTAGGAATGAACAGCTCAGGGACTGAGCAGCGTCACTGGGAGGACATGCTGGCTACTCCAAGAAGACCTATTGCTCAGTGGCATGCCCTAAAAGCTAGGGAAGATGTGGATCCAGAGCTATCAAAGAAATAA